A genomic region of Mycobacterium sp. Aquia_213 contains the following coding sequences:
- a CDS encoding DUF4407 domain-containing protein, whose product MGAHELIEPRSAVSRVEGVLAWLGGGHWRELGERHERSTHAVAGAVVLLGAMLAWLVAALAVTASARWPLIAVVALTLGFGLLVGAVTRGIASGPHRGWPDIAGRIVVAAAVGVVVGELASLVVFSRSIDHRLEDRALGTADSAPAVVQASAALQQTRAARGGLDDAIAQARNGQDKALVVARCEYHPSPACPQTRITGDPGAGPETRTANQLLADAQRELDNALAARDRQAPELDATISREQQAVNEARQRVLADAGPGGLGARWIAMNDLTLASVGALTLRLLTIAFFVLVYMLPLILRTWRGETTHDRHATARAERERAELDADTAIALKRAEIRREAEILWAEHQLTQARLAIEAQTEIDREQQRRRVTEAIEGPQPAPSVRTFEAVQDDIYLPIAAEAEAASRAIAELPAGAPDSDVEMPPEVENLPAPVEPAGEVEPLDERATPLIPSLPDATRAAARWIRPLVPPFVARAIDNTTAPLRTARHVFEEVEEITFALRRTRKVTFDAESSETGEQPARSSAPAQARPGRIASSREQHETHDYPAQQLDRHSSLRLSVKDADDLPLGPADSDRARELTERDGPGQLHPPEGPRQLPPGK is encoded by the coding sequence ATGGGCGCCCACGAATTGATTGAGCCGCGCTCAGCCGTCTCCCGGGTCGAGGGGGTACTCGCCTGGCTTGGCGGCGGACACTGGCGCGAATTAGGGGAACGTCACGAGCGGTCCACCCACGCCGTCGCGGGCGCGGTGGTGCTGCTCGGAGCGATGCTGGCTTGGTTGGTTGCGGCCTTGGCCGTCACCGCGTCGGCACGCTGGCCGCTGATAGCCGTCGTCGCGCTGACGCTCGGCTTCGGTCTGCTGGTTGGCGCGGTGACGCGCGGCATCGCGAGCGGCCCCCACCGCGGATGGCCCGACATCGCGGGGCGGATCGTCGTTGCGGCGGCAGTCGGCGTTGTCGTCGGCGAACTCGCTTCACTCGTCGTGTTTTCCCGCTCGATCGATCACCGTCTCGAGGATCGCGCCCTGGGTACCGCCGACTCGGCGCCGGCGGTCGTGCAGGCGTCGGCAGCGCTGCAACAGACACGTGCCGCGCGCGGCGGGCTCGACGACGCGATCGCACAGGCCCGCAACGGCCAGGACAAAGCCTTGGTCGTCGCGCGCTGCGAATACCACCCCAGCCCGGCGTGCCCGCAGACTCGCATCACCGGCGATCCCGGCGCCGGGCCCGAAACCCGAACGGCGAACCAGCTTCTCGCCGATGCGCAGCGTGAGCTTGACAACGCGTTGGCGGCTCGCGATCGCCAGGCACCAGAATTGGACGCCACGATTTCTCGCGAACAGCAGGCCGTCAATGAAGCGCGGCAACGCGTGCTCGCCGACGCCGGCCCGGGCGGCCTCGGCGCGCGCTGGATCGCGATGAACGACCTGACGCTCGCCAGTGTCGGGGCGTTGACGTTGCGGCTGTTGACTATCGCGTTTTTCGTGCTGGTGTACATGCTTCCGCTGATCCTGCGGACGTGGCGCGGCGAGACCACGCACGATCGTCACGCGACCGCACGCGCGGAGCGTGAGCGCGCCGAGCTCGACGCGGACACCGCAATCGCGCTCAAGCGGGCCGAGATTCGCCGCGAAGCCGAGATCTTATGGGCCGAGCACCAACTCACTCAGGCCCGCCTGGCCATCGAGGCGCAGACCGAGATCGACCGCGAGCAGCAACGCCGTCGGGTCACCGAAGCCATCGAGGGGCCGCAGCCGGCGCCGTCGGTGCGGACCTTCGAGGCGGTGCAGGACGATATTTACCTGCCGATCGCCGCCGAGGCGGAGGCCGCCAGTCGGGCCATCGCCGAATTGCCCGCCGGCGCACCGGATTCTGATGTGGAGATGCCGCCGGAGGTGGAGAACCTCCCGGCGCCGGTCGAGCCGGCCGGTGAGGTTGAGCCGCTGGACGAGCGCGCCACGCCGTTGATCCCGTCGCTGCCCGACGCGACCAGGGCCGCGGCCCGCTGGATTCGCCCACTGGTGCCGCCATTCGTCGCACGGGCCATCGACAACACCACCGCTCCGCTGCGCACCGCGCGCCACGTGTTCGAGGAGGTCGAGGAGATCACGTTCGCGCTCAGGCGCACTCGCAAGGTGACCTTCGACGCCGAGAGCTCCGAGACCGGCGAGCAACCGGCGCGGTCGTCGGCGCCCGCGCAGGCGCGCCCCGGGCGGATCGCGTCATCGCGCGAGCAGCACGAGACTCATGACTACCCCGCCCAGCAATTGGATCGCCACTCCTCTTTGCGGCTCTCCGTCAAAGACGCCGACGACCTGCCGCTGGGACCGGCGGACAGCGATCGCGCACGGGAGTTGACGGAGCGCGACGGCCCAGGCCAGCTCCACCCGCCCGAAGGCCCGCGCCAACTTCCTCCCGGGAAGTAG
- a CDS encoding cytochrome P450, with product MTVIAPAGSLFSAAALQDPYPLYARMRAAGPVHRIDDSEFYAVCGWDAIHEVIGRPEVFSSNLTAAMTYTAEGAVRALEMDPLDGPTHVLATGDDPAHALHRKLMVRHLAAKRIHAIEQFVAETADRLWNEGLRDGRIEWMDAMANRLPMMVVAELIGLPSTDTAQLVKWGYATTQLLEGLVSEEQLAAAGTAVMELTGYINQQFRLAAANPQGNLLGQLATAHASGELDVVTAQVMMIILFAAGGESTASLLGSAAWILANRPDIQQQVRENPDLLTVFIEETLRCEPPFRGHYRHVRHDTTLAGVDLPADSHLLLLWAAANRDPAHFEQPEEFSLNREAKAHMSFGKGLHFCVGAALARLEARIVLRLLLDRTSTIEQADVGCWLPSLLVRRLERLELAVS from the coding sequence GTGACAGTCATCGCCCCCGCCGGCTCGTTGTTCAGTGCCGCAGCCTTGCAGGACCCCTACCCTCTTTACGCGCGCATGCGCGCGGCCGGGCCGGTGCACCGAATCGACGACTCCGAGTTCTATGCCGTGTGCGGCTGGGACGCCATTCACGAGGTCATCGGCCGGCCCGAGGTATTTTCGTCGAACCTCACCGCCGCGATGACCTACACGGCCGAGGGGGCGGTCAGGGCGCTCGAGATGGACCCACTCGACGGACCCACCCACGTGCTGGCCACCGGCGACGATCCGGCCCACGCCCTGCACCGCAAGCTGATGGTGCGCCACCTGGCGGCCAAACGGATCCACGCGATCGAGCAGTTCGTCGCCGAGACCGCGGACCGGTTGTGGAACGAGGGGCTGCGTGACGGACGCATCGAATGGATGGACGCGATGGCCAATCGCCTGCCCATGATGGTGGTGGCCGAACTGATCGGTTTGCCCAGCACCGACACCGCCCAGTTGGTGAAATGGGGGTATGCGACCACCCAACTTCTCGAGGGATTGGTCAGCGAGGAGCAGCTGGCCGCCGCGGGTACCGCCGTCATGGAGCTCACCGGCTATATCAACCAGCAATTCCGGCTCGCCGCGGCCAATCCTCAAGGCAATCTCCTGGGCCAACTTGCCACCGCGCATGCCTCCGGCGAGCTCGATGTCGTCACCGCTCAGGTAATGATGATCATCTTGTTCGCCGCCGGGGGAGAGTCCACGGCGTCGTTGCTGGGCAGCGCGGCCTGGATACTCGCGAATCGCCCCGATATCCAGCAGCAGGTCCGTGAAAACCCAGATCTACTAACGGTATTCATTGAGGAGACGCTGCGTTGCGAGCCGCCGTTCCGCGGTCACTACCGTCATGTGCGACACGACACCACCCTCGCCGGTGTCGACCTGCCCGCCGATTCGCACCTGTTGCTGCTATGGGCGGCGGCGAACCGAGATCCAGCTCATTTCGAGCAGCCCGAAGAGTTCTCTCTCAACCGTGAAGCAAAGGCGCACATGAGCTTTGGGAAAGGCTTGCACTTCTGCGTGGGTGCCGCGCTGGCGCGCCTGGAAGCCAGGATCGTATTGCGCCTGTTGCTGGATCGGACCTCGACGATCGAGCAGGCCGACGTTGGATGCTGGCTACCCAGCCTGCTGGTTCGCCGCCTCGAACGACTCGAGCTCGCCGTCAGCTGA
- a CDS encoding TetR/AcrR family transcriptional regulator, producing MSRDDWLVGGDRRKVAIERIYAAATEMITRNGPDGFDIDTLAKRVHCSRATIYRYVGGKAEIRDAVITRAASRIVETVRQSVQNISGAERAVTAITVALRLIRADPLYQLMIRPVRAGDIAWFTGSPLLAGFAKELTGLTDGDAHGAQWVVRVVLSLMYWPVGDHEDERELVQRFVAPAFTSLGATPLLVAESGVELG from the coding sequence ATGTCGCGTGATGACTGGTTGGTCGGGGGCGATCGTCGCAAGGTCGCCATCGAGCGCATCTATGCGGCAGCCACCGAAATGATCACGCGCAACGGGCCGGATGGCTTCGATATCGACACGCTGGCCAAGCGCGTTCATTGTTCGCGGGCCACCATCTATCGCTACGTCGGCGGCAAGGCCGAAATCCGCGATGCGGTCATCACCCGCGCAGCGTCTCGCATCGTCGAGACGGTACGGCAGTCCGTCCAGAACATCAGCGGTGCGGAGCGGGCCGTCACCGCCATCACCGTGGCGCTCAGGCTGATCCGGGCCGATCCGCTGTACCAGCTGATGATCCGTCCGGTCCGGGCCGGCGACATTGCCTGGTTCACGGGTTCACCGCTGTTGGCCGGGTTTGCCAAGGAACTCACCGGACTCACCGACGGCGACGCGCACGGCGCGCAGTGGGTGGTGCGCGTCGTGCTGTCGTTGATGTACTGGCCCGTCGGCGACCACGAGGACGAGCGCGAGCTGGTGCAGCGCTTTGTGGCGCCCGCCTTCACCAGCTTGGGCGCAACGCCGTTACTCGTCGCCGAAAGCGGCGTAGAGCTCGGGTAA
- a CDS encoding DAPG hydrolase family protein has protein sequence MAGDLYLGYRNDDVNTPFGKFFNPEMAALPTHVVEALQHGPQGGMALVAFDEAATVAEAGYQQTENGYGVLDDGSYQVSVRTDMPGVTPAMWSWWFGWHGSDTRRYKLWHPRAHLSAAWKDGDDAGRQGAQRYIGRWSLISEYIGSTMLNGAIQFVDPSDMDCPPDSADAVAICARLGASDAPVDVGWFIHHVRSTPSGSEMRSRFWMGGPYIAVRNAPGVASMALRPIASRILGNPEANARNLLVHCAQEMNHLAGFLPELYAAFGDE, from the coding sequence ATGGCCGGCGATCTGTACCTTGGTTATCGCAACGACGACGTGAACACGCCGTTCGGCAAATTCTTCAATCCCGAAATGGCTGCGCTGCCAACACATGTCGTCGAGGCGCTCCAGCATGGTCCGCAGGGTGGGATGGCATTGGTGGCGTTCGACGAAGCCGCAACCGTTGCCGAGGCGGGCTACCAGCAGACCGAGAACGGCTACGGCGTTCTCGACGACGGAAGCTATCAGGTTTCGGTGCGCACCGACATGCCCGGTGTCACGCCGGCGATGTGGTCGTGGTGGTTCGGCTGGCATGGCAGCGATACCCGCCGCTACAAGTTGTGGCACCCGCGGGCGCATCTCTCCGCGGCGTGGAAGGACGGCGACGACGCCGGTCGCCAGGGCGCCCAGCGCTATATCGGCCGTTGGTCGTTGATCAGCGAGTACATCGGCTCGACAATGCTCAATGGCGCAATCCAATTCGTCGACCCGTCGGACATGGACTGCCCACCCGACAGCGCGGATGCGGTCGCGATCTGTGCGCGGCTGGGCGCCAGTGACGCCCCGGTCGATGTCGGCTGGTTCATCCACCACGTCCGGTCGACCCCGAGCGGGTCCGAAATGCGGTCCCGTTTTTGGATGGGCGGGCCGTACATCGCGGTGCGTAATGCTCCCGGTGTCGCCTCAATGGCCCTGCGCCCCATCGCGTCTCGCATTCTTGGTAACCCGGAGGCCAACGCCCGGAATCTGCTCGTGCACTGCGCGCAGGAGATGAACCACCTGGCTGGCTTCTTACCCGAGCTCTACGCCGCTTTCGGCGACGAGTAA
- a CDS encoding FAD-binding oxidoreductase → MSALPAGRHYFRSDDGYEAARRGTVWNQRVPDRYPELIVQAVDTDDIVSALRYAKANGLKVNIRSGGHSWAANHLRDGAVLLDVNRINHATIDAAKGVAVVGPGKGGSILMAELEAQNLFFPAGHCKGVCVGGYLLQGGYGWNSRVWGLACENVIGLDVITAEGEQIHCDADNHADLYWAARGAGPGFFGVVTSFYLKLYPRPGACGTSVYVYPIELADEIYTWARNVSAEVDRRVEMQIVASRSVPSMNLETPAITFASPAFADNEKEAEQALAIFGTVPVVDKALVKIPYMPTDMPTWYTAVMSNYLSDHRYAADNMWTSATAEDLLPGIHNIIDTIPDHPSHFLWLNWGPSPARPDMAYSIEDEVYLALYGAWQNESDDAKYGDWARSNMAAMSHLATGIQLADENLGQRPARFASDEAMVRLDKIRAAYDPDGLFNAWMGRL, encoded by the coding sequence ATGAGTGCGCTACCTGCAGGGCGGCACTACTTTCGCAGCGACGACGGGTACGAAGCCGCCCGGCGCGGCACAGTTTGGAACCAGCGGGTGCCGGACCGCTATCCGGAGCTGATCGTTCAGGCCGTCGATACCGACGACATCGTCAGCGCGCTGCGCTACGCCAAGGCCAACGGCCTCAAGGTCAACATCCGTTCCGGCGGTCATAGCTGGGCGGCCAACCACCTCCGCGATGGAGCCGTGCTGCTCGACGTCAACCGGATCAACCACGCGACCATCGATGCCGCCAAGGGCGTCGCCGTGGTCGGTCCGGGCAAGGGCGGCAGCATCCTGATGGCTGAACTGGAAGCGCAAAATCTCTTCTTTCCCGCCGGGCACTGTAAGGGCGTTTGCGTCGGCGGCTACCTGCTGCAGGGCGGGTACGGCTGGAACAGCCGCGTCTGGGGCCTGGCGTGTGAGAACGTCATCGGCCTGGACGTGATCACCGCCGAGGGCGAGCAGATCCACTGTGACGCAGACAATCACGCCGACCTGTACTGGGCCGCACGCGGTGCCGGTCCGGGCTTCTTCGGCGTGGTCACCTCGTTCTATCTCAAGCTGTACCCCCGCCCCGGCGCCTGCGGCACCAGCGTCTACGTCTATCCGATCGAGCTCGCCGACGAGATCTACACGTGGGCCCGCAATGTCAGCGCCGAGGTGGACCGTCGCGTCGAAATGCAGATCGTGGCAAGCCGAAGCGTCCCGAGCATGAACCTCGAGACCCCGGCCATCACCTTCGCGTCGCCGGCCTTCGCCGATAACGAGAAAGAAGCCGAGCAGGCCCTGGCCATCTTCGGAACGGTGCCGGTCGTCGACAAGGCACTGGTCAAAATTCCTTACATGCCAACGGATATGCCCACCTGGTACACCGCGGTGATGAGCAATTACCTGTCCGACCACCGCTACGCCGCCGACAACATGTGGACGTCGGCGACGGCCGAAGACCTGCTGCCGGGCATTCACAACATCATCGACACGATTCCCGACCACCCGTCGCACTTCCTGTGGCTGAACTGGGGGCCGTCGCCGGCGAGACCGGACATGGCCTACAGCATCGAAGACGAGGTCTACCTGGCGCTCTACGGCGCCTGGCAGAACGAATCCGACGACGCGAAGTACGGGGACTGGGCACGGTCCAACATGGCCGCGATGTCGCACCTGGCCACCGGCATTCAGCTGGCCGACGAAAACCTCGGCCAGCGTCCGGCCCGATTCGCCAGTGACGAAGCCATGGTTCGCCTGGACAAGATACGGGCGGCCTACGACCCGGATGGTCTGTTCAACGCGTGGATGGGACGACTCTGA
- a CDS encoding IclR family transcriptional regulator — protein sequence MPPMEPASPTNRDEGIQVLRRAAAALDEIAGEPGRLRLVDLGDRLGLAKSTARRLLVGLVEVGLASVDAQGHFSLGERLLGFGSAAGAHVSAIFRPTIERVARATDGETVDLSVLRGQRMWFVDQIESSHRLRAVSAVGVRFPLEVTANGKAALAALDDGEAEAMISRFSSPVADRLRRETAEIRRTGIAFDRGEHTPGISAAAIARRTLGDNVVAISVPAPTERFLEKEQRIVAALRTATDSPAWTR from the coding sequence GTGCCGCCCATGGAACCCGCTTCACCAACAAATCGCGATGAAGGCATCCAGGTGCTGCGTCGTGCCGCCGCCGCTTTGGACGAGATCGCCGGCGAGCCCGGACGACTCCGGCTCGTTGACCTCGGTGACCGCCTGGGGCTGGCCAAATCGACGGCGCGCCGGCTTCTGGTCGGCCTGGTGGAAGTCGGGTTGGCCAGCGTCGATGCACAAGGCCATTTCTCGCTGGGCGAGCGCTTGCTGGGTTTTGGCAGCGCCGCGGGAGCGCACGTCTCGGCAATCTTCCGGCCGACCATCGAACGGGTAGCGCGCGCAACCGACGGTGAAACGGTCGACCTCTCCGTGCTGCGTGGCCAGCGGATGTGGTTCGTTGACCAGATCGAGTCGTCGCACCGGCTGCGCGCGGTCTCTGCCGTCGGCGTCCGATTCCCGCTAGAAGTGACCGCTAACGGCAAGGCGGCGCTGGCGGCGCTGGACGACGGCGAGGCCGAAGCGATGATCTCCCGGTTCAGTTCGCCGGTGGCCGATCGGTTGCGTCGCGAGACCGCCGAGATCCGGCGGACCGGCATCGCCTTCGACCGGGGAGAACATACCCCCGGAATTTCGGCGGCCGCTATCGCGCGACGGACCTTGGGCGACAACGTCGTCGCCATCTCGGTGCCGGCACCCACCGAGCGCTTCCTGGAAAAGGAGCAGCGCATCGTCGCAGCATTGCGCACGGCAACCGACTCACCGGCCTGGACTCGTTGA
- a CDS encoding aromatic/alkene monooxygenase hydroxylase subunit beta, protein MTTTAPRRLKTWSIAGNTRRKPTEYEIATGNFHYHFNRKPAPFDLDPETAINRWYIKHREGSPLRADDWEGFRDPAALSYRRYIALQHDREIYAEGVVDHYETLNHDEQLDPAWVAILERGYVPARFVYHVLQITGLYLGQLAPSAYITNASFFQAADELRALQWIAYRAKSLSLAHGPHLANSEATRRIWELDEAWQPARETLERLLLAYDWGEAFVALNLVVKPTLDALFKESFAELAASHGDGLTAALLQESRVDTIRSQAWSTELARYSVAANPANRDVLARWQAEWQPLADRAVDGLATIFADAPRPNDPVAVSRRVAASVSEFQSSWQ, encoded by the coding sequence ATGACTACCACCGCACCGCGTCGACTGAAGACCTGGAGCATCGCCGGTAACACCCGGCGCAAGCCCACCGAATACGAGATCGCAACCGGCAACTTCCACTATCACTTCAACCGCAAACCCGCGCCCTTCGACCTGGATCCCGAGACCGCGATCAATCGCTGGTACATCAAACACCGTGAAGGATCTCCGCTGCGCGCCGACGACTGGGAAGGGTTTCGTGACCCGGCGGCGCTCAGTTACCGGCGCTACATCGCGCTACAGCACGACCGAGAGATCTACGCCGAGGGAGTGGTCGACCACTACGAAACCCTCAACCACGACGAGCAACTCGACCCGGCGTGGGTGGCGATCCTCGAACGTGGGTATGTGCCAGCCCGCTTCGTCTACCACGTCCTGCAGATCACCGGTCTGTACCTCGGCCAGCTTGCGCCCAGCGCCTACATCACCAACGCTTCGTTCTTCCAGGCCGCCGACGAGTTGAGAGCATTGCAGTGGATCGCCTATCGGGCTAAGTCGTTGTCGCTGGCCCACGGCCCGCACCTGGCCAACTCTGAGGCAACACGCCGGATTTGGGAGCTGGACGAAGCCTGGCAGCCAGCACGGGAAACTCTCGAACGGTTGCTGCTCGCCTACGACTGGGGTGAGGCCTTCGTCGCGCTGAACTTGGTTGTCAAGCCAACCCTGGACGCACTTTTCAAGGAGTCCTTCGCCGAGTTGGCCGCATCACATGGCGACGGGTTGACGGCTGCACTGCTGCAAGAGTCACGGGTGGACACCATCCGCAGCCAGGCATGGTCGACCGAGTTGGCCCGCTACAGCGTCGCCGCTAATCCGGCTAACCGCGACGTCCTTGCACGCTGGCAGGCCGAATGGCAACCGTTAGCCGATCGTGCGGTCGATGGACTCGCCACAATATTCGCGGACGCGCCGCGTCCGAATGACCCTGTGGCCGTTAGCCGGCGGGTCGCAGCGTCGGTCTCTGAATTCCAGTCATCCTGGCAGTAA
- a CDS encoding MmoB/DmpM family protein produces MTSSTDEHKLVGPIVRGFDPDIVAALTEAIQLDNPDADIVVEDHSGYVRIHAPWFLKVTSDSLEYVAGESIPLASLEPAIAGFAGRMRYVGDHELHWYLERED; encoded by the coding sequence ATGACGTCGTCGACCGATGAACACAAACTCGTCGGGCCGATCGTTCGGGGCTTCGACCCCGACATCGTCGCCGCCCTGACCGAGGCGATTCAGCTCGACAACCCGGACGCCGACATCGTTGTCGAGGATCATTCCGGTTATGTCCGAATCCACGCGCCATGGTTCCTCAAAGTAACCAGCGACAGCCTGGAGTACGTTGCAGGCGAATCGATCCCGCTGGCTTCGCTGGAGCCCGCAATCGCCGGATTCGCCGGCCGGATGCGCTATGTGGGCGACCACGAATTGCACTGGTACCTGGAACGGGAGGACTGA
- a CDS encoding Rieske 2Fe-2S domain-containing protein → MASDEELGWTREWKIVAAIDDLWAGDVGEFYVDDLPILLVHLRNGELRAFAGNCPHAGFPLADGDIDGNVLTCSAHSWEFDLSTGSGLNPDNCRLECYQVRRDGDRIAVAVPQRGASHDVVDR, encoded by the coding sequence ATGGCGAGTGACGAGGAGCTGGGCTGGACTCGCGAGTGGAAGATCGTAGCCGCTATCGACGACCTCTGGGCGGGTGATGTCGGTGAGTTTTATGTTGATGACTTGCCGATCCTGCTGGTGCACTTGCGAAACGGTGAACTTCGCGCGTTTGCCGGAAACTGCCCGCACGCAGGTTTTCCGCTGGCCGATGGGGATATCGACGGCAATGTGTTGACCTGCTCAGCCCACAGTTGGGAATTCGACCTCAGCACGGGCTCCGGGCTCAATCCCGATAACTGCCGACTGGAGTGTTATCAAGTACGCCGCGACGGCGATCGCATCGCGGTCGCAGTACCGCAGAGGGGAGCAAGCCATGACGTCGTCGACCGATGA
- a CDS encoding toluene-4-monooxygenase system B family protein has translation MALLPLTANFEGDVLELLIPVDDADTVEQVGQQVAHHVVGHRVPRQDAPLRVRHDGRILASDNIIGASGVEPMDHLEVFYGE, from the coding sequence ATGGCGCTACTTCCACTCACCGCGAACTTCGAGGGCGATGTCCTCGAGCTGCTCATCCCCGTCGACGACGCCGACACCGTCGAGCAGGTGGGCCAACAGGTGGCCCACCACGTGGTTGGCCACCGGGTCCCACGTCAAGACGCACCGCTTCGCGTCCGCCATGACGGTCGGATCCTGGCCTCGGACAACATCATTGGCGCCTCGGGTGTAGAACCCATGGACCATCTCGAGGTGTTCTATGGCGAGTGA
- a CDS encoding YHS domain-containing protein, with protein MPKLLRSDWYDLSRDTNWTFRYVTEEEVFPEGLSGTHRVPTEGWLKWDEPYKVSYREYVHNQVTKDTTTYSLKNTVRRSKLFDQLDPGWKSVIVAHYGAITMPEYLASIAEARMGRFGRAAAWRNTATFGTLDEVRHGQIQGFFAHGLLDREPRADWALKAYHTNDWIVLAVRYLFDDMFVANDAASIALQLTFTLETGFTNLQFLGMAADAIDVGDLEFGALISSIQTDEARHAQQGEPTIKVFIDNGEKEWGQFLIDHMFWRSWRIFALLTGLSMDYYTPLESRRMSFKEFIEDWVVKQFADQFRDYGLEYPWYWDEFINELTWYHHAIHLGVWYYRPTVWWNPDAGASAAERLWLEEKYPGWNRNFGRQWDVITENVRNGDIAATLPETLPITCNLCQLPIVRAAGVIAGAHTDATPPVYVHNGRKYLFCSEPCRWIFAQRPDRFAGHQSLIDRVLSGEISPPDLGTVLRYFSLSPDEQGKDADDYAWAAHH; from the coding sequence ATGCCGAAGCTACTGCGCAGTGACTGGTATGACCTCTCGCGCGACACCAACTGGACCTTCCGGTACGTGACCGAAGAGGAGGTGTTCCCCGAAGGCCTATCGGGAACCCACCGCGTCCCCACCGAGGGCTGGCTCAAATGGGATGAGCCCTACAAGGTCAGCTACCGCGAATACGTGCACAACCAGGTCACCAAGGACACCACGACGTATTCGCTGAAGAACACCGTCCGGCGGTCAAAGTTGTTCGATCAACTTGATCCGGGCTGGAAATCGGTGATCGTGGCCCATTACGGCGCAATCACCATGCCCGAATATCTGGCATCGATCGCCGAAGCCAGGATGGGACGTTTCGGACGTGCTGCGGCCTGGCGCAATACCGCCACGTTCGGCACCCTCGACGAGGTCCGGCACGGCCAGATTCAAGGGTTCTTCGCCCACGGATTACTCGACAGGGAGCCACGCGCCGACTGGGCATTAAAGGCCTATCACACCAACGACTGGATTGTGCTGGCGGTGCGTTATCTGTTCGACGACATGTTCGTCGCCAACGACGCCGCGTCCATCGCGCTACAGCTGACCTTCACGCTGGAAACCGGGTTCACCAATCTGCAATTCCTCGGCATGGCCGCCGATGCGATCGACGTCGGCGACCTGGAATTCGGCGCCCTGATCTCATCGATCCAAACCGACGAAGCACGCCACGCCCAGCAGGGCGAACCGACGATCAAGGTCTTCATCGACAACGGTGAAAAAGAGTGGGGCCAATTTCTGATCGACCATATGTTTTGGCGGTCATGGCGCATCTTCGCGTTGCTTACCGGACTGTCCATGGACTACTACACACCGCTCGAAAGCCGCCGGATGTCGTTCAAGGAGTTCATCGAGGACTGGGTGGTCAAGCAATTCGCCGACCAGTTTCGGGATTACGGCCTCGAATATCCTTGGTATTGGGATGAATTCATCAACGAGCTGACCTGGTATCACCACGCGATTCATCTGGGGGTGTGGTATTACCGCCCCACCGTGTGGTGGAACCCCGACGCCGGTGCCTCAGCGGCGGAGCGGCTTTGGCTGGAGGAGAAATATCCGGGCTGGAACCGAAACTTCGGCCGCCAGTGGGACGTCATCACCGAGAACGTGCGCAATGGCGACATCGCCGCGACGCTGCCCGAAACCCTGCCCATCACCTGCAACCTGTGCCAGCTGCCGATCGTGCGGGCGGCCGGGGTTATCGCCGGCGCGCACACCGACGCGACACCACCGGTCTATGTCCATAACGGACGCAAATATCTCTTCTGCTCCGAACCATGCCGCTGGATTTTCGCCCAACGGCCCGACCGGTTTGCCGGGCACCAGTCGCTAATCGACCGGGTGCTTTCCGGGGAGATCAGCCCACCCGACTTGGGCACGGTGTTGCGGTATTTCAGCCTCTCGCCCGATGAACAGGGCAAAGATGCCGACGACTATGCCTGGGCCGCGCACCACTGA
- a CDS encoding MarR family winged helix-turn-helix transcriptional regulator: MPHAPHRPARPGGAAWLPSRSRLLKHDGERHPSLDSKIVAALDRIGDSLHVLARRAAERQDLSSTQMRVLVWLYVGPPPTARSTALARELNVSDPTVSDAVAALTRKQLVARRRDPLDGRSQQLVLTPSGRRTAAMVSRWTAPAEVAASRLRRADAEVLLDSLVRLLGELHDADLVPVSRACSTCVQLETLDAQQRKYWCRFYDTPLPVDELRVDCVDHVAAPSH, encoded by the coding sequence GTGCCGCATGCACCACATCGACCCGCCCGTCCGGGCGGTGCAGCCTGGCTACCTAGCCGGAGCCGACTCCTGAAGCACGACGGGGAACGCCACCCCAGCCTCGATTCGAAGATTGTCGCCGCACTCGACCGGATCGGCGATTCGCTGCACGTGCTGGCGAGACGGGCGGCGGAGCGGCAAGACCTGTCCAGCACGCAGATGCGCGTACTCGTATGGCTGTACGTCGGGCCTCCGCCAACCGCGCGCAGCACCGCCCTGGCCCGCGAACTGAACGTGTCGGACCCCACCGTGAGTGACGCGGTCGCCGCTCTGACACGCAAGCAACTGGTGGCGCGACGCCGCGACCCCCTTGACGGTCGCAGCCAGCAACTGGTGCTCACGCCATCGGGACGCCGCACCGCCGCGATGGTCTCTCGGTGGACGGCCCCGGCAGAGGTTGCCGCCTCACGGCTTCGTCGCGCCGACGCAGAGGTGCTCCTCGACTCTCTGGTCAGGCTGCTAGGGGAATTGCACGACGCTGATCTCGTTCCGGTTAGTCGGGCGTGCAGCACCTGCGTCCAGCTGGAAACACTGGACGCGCAACAGCGCAAATATTGGTGCAGGTTCTATGACACTCCCCTGCCGGTGGACGAACTGCGAGTCGACTGCGTCGACCACGTCGCCGCACCAAGTCATTGA